The region GAGATGACACTGATTGAACAAAGAGAGCATAGACAATATCCCGAAATCACGAAGCTGGAGACCTCCAGAGCCGCATATGAACGCGACTATTCGCGTCTGATCCATTCGCCGACCTTCCGGCGGCTGCAGGGCAAATCCCAGGTGTTCGGAGCCGGAACCGGGGATTACTACCGGACGCGCCTGACCCACTCGCTGGAGGTAGCGCAGATTGCCCGTGAAGCGGCCAAGAGTCTGCTGCGTTCTTACCCGGAAGTAGAGACAGGAGCTGCGGAGAATCCGGGTCTGGTCATTGATCCCGAGGTCGTGGAATGCGCGGCAATCGCCCATGACTTCGGACATCCCCCGTTCGGGCATAAGGGAGAAGAGGTGCTGGACAACCTGCTGGAGAAGCTGGTTACCCGCAAGACGGTGGAGGCGGTAGCTAAGTCCGGGGCAGGACCCGTTCAGCAGCAGACGATTCATGAGAGCATGAAGCGCAAATATGAGCATTTTGAAGGCAACGCCCATAACTTCCGCCTGATTATGTTCCTGGAGAAGCGCGAGAATATCGACGGCCTGAACCTCTCGGATGCGGTGCTGCTGGGGATTAACAAATATCCTTTTCCCGGGACGGTGCTGAAGAAGGGGATGTATCTGCACGAATGGGAGTATATCCACGAGATCCGCACCCAGTGGGGAATTCCGGCCGGCAAAAAAACGCTGGAAGCGCAGCTGATGGACCTGTGTGACGATATTGCTTATTCGGCGCATGACCTGGAGGACGGCATCAAAGCCGGGAAGATTGAGGTGCATGAGCATTTCATGCATGACGATTATATCCAGCGGCTGATTGTCGAGAAAATCACCACGCTTGAGGATGCCTTTTGGTCCGGCTGGAACAAGTCTGCGATCCGCTTCAAGGTGGAGGAGGTGCTGAGTTCGTTCCTGCGGGTGTGGAAGGAGAAGATGCCTACCTGTGAGAATGACTATTCCCGCACCCGCCGTGAAGTCAAGGCCTATTGGGTCAGTACCTTCGTCGCGAGCCTAGGCGTGATCGGGGACGGGGACTGGAAGAAGGTTACCTTCATTAAGGAAGGCAGGGAGGATGAGGACATGCTGCGGACCGTCAGTGTGCTCAAAAGCTTCGCCTGGGTAACGATGATCCGCGATTTGCGCGTGCAGCGTCTGCAGAAACGGAGCGAGTGGATACTGCGGCGGCTGTGGGAG is a window of Paenibacillus sp. FSL H3-0469 DNA encoding:
- the dgt gene encoding dGTP triphosphohydrolase, translated to MTLIEQREHRQYPEITKLETSRAAYERDYSRLIHSPTFRRLQGKSQVFGAGTGDYYRTRLTHSLEVAQIAREAAKSLLRSYPEVETGAAENPGLVIDPEVVECAAIAHDFGHPPFGHKGEEVLDNLLEKLVTRKTVEAVAKSGAGPVQQQTIHESMKRKYEHFEGNAHNFRLIMFLEKRENIDGLNLSDAVLLGINKYPFPGTVLKKGMYLHEWEYIHEIRTQWGIPAGKKTLEAQLMDLCDDIAYSAHDLEDGIKAGKIEVHEHFMHDDYIQRLIVEKITTLEDAFWSGWNKSAIRFKVEEVLSSFLRVWKEKMPTCENDYSRTRREVKAYWVSTFVASLGVIGDGDWKKVTFIKEGREDEDMLRTVSVLKSFAWVTMIRDLRVQRLQKRSEWILRRLWEAFLDPETSRSIIPSDWLQRFEKDQKSARPIWTWEHMVTDYIAGMTDAFAEKIYNELYGLKVGSIYDLD